A genomic region of Zea mays cultivar B73 chromosome 6, Zm-B73-REFERENCE-NAM-5.0, whole genome shotgun sequence contains the following coding sequences:
- the LOC103629454 gene encoding cysteine-rich receptor-like protein kinase 10 encodes MMNYVIFGVLLLVVGGGLRPSPAAADVFCDNLKQVAATLPQNTSSSPVQFATAIVGQAPDVVYALAFCQGDYNATACRECVAQAFNVTPACNKDGIFSYKACPVLYAGDNFIDPSNATEQADDTPFVRWNINNVTGDADDVRLITGLIRELLVDTVDRAASTAPRRFATGVMDSGRPFPTMYSMAQCTPDLSASDCLACLRRLVGMVNSTMALRMGAQIHVIRCYFRYEAYSLYDSQPMLRVGPPSVPAPAPAPAIGARRKSKLWVIPVVVVPLAVAAAAALCFIFYSPWFRRYRKGETTMAKAGSQELQGELVLDGKNSEFRVFDFEQVLEATNDFSDENKLGEGGFGAVYKGQFADGLEVAVKRLASHSGQGFTEFKNEVQLIAKLQHSNLVRLLGCCSQEEEKILVYEYLPNKSLDSFIFDENKRALLDWSRLLSIIEGIAHGLNYLHKHSRLRVIHRDLKPSNILLDREMNPKISDFGLAKIFSSNNIGGNTTRRVVGTYGYMAPEYASEGIFSVKSDVFSFGVLVLEIITGKRNSGSHQCGDFINLIGYPASRIYGHGAAPGGRNGGAAGLFFTGAAACVFNSLAAATPGGAPIRRIRPSPAGSSSNSTNPPPGVREEAARKDLQLPLAAGHRLLRGGAPPGGKKSAESASSWSALFFACQGDALGMEGLLRSGVDVNSINLNGDTALHIAAC; translated from the exons ATGATGAACTATGTCATCTTCGGCGTCCTGCTCTTGGTGGTCGGCGGCGGTCTCAGGCCATCTCCGGCAGCCGCCGACGTATTCTGCGACAACCTTAAACAGGTGGCCGCCACTCTGCCCCAAAACACCTCCTCCTCCCCCGTGCAGTTCGCCACCGCCATCGTCGGCCAGGCCCCCGACGTCGTCTACGCTCTAGCCTTCTGCCAAGGCGACTACAACGCCACTGCCTGCCGCGAATGCGTCGCCCAGGCGTTCAATGTAACCCCGGCGTGCAACAAGGACGGCATCTTCTCCTACAAAGCGTGCCCGGTCTTGTACGCCGGCGACAACTTCATCGACCCCTCCAACGCCACGGAGCAAGCTGACGACACTCCTTTCGTGAGGTGGAACATCAACAACGTCACCGGAGACGCGGACGATGTCCGCCTCATCACCGGCCTCATACGCGAGCTGCTGGTGGATACCGTGGACAGGGCGGCCAGCACGGCGCCGAGGCGGTTCGCCACGGGCGTCATGGACAGTGGCAGGCCCTTCCCGACGATGTACTCCATGGCGCAGTGCACGCCGGACCTGTCCGCCAGCGACTGCCTGGCGTGTCTCCGGCGCCTTGTTGGCATGGTCAACTCCACCATGGCCCTGCGGATGGGAGCGCAGATCCACGTGATACGGTGTTATTTCAGGTACGAGGCCTACTCGTTGTacgacagccagcccatgcttcgTGTCGGGCCGCCATCGGTGCCGGCGCCAGCTCCAGCTCCAGCTATAGGGGCCA GGCGCAAGAGCAAACTTTGGGTGATTCCAGTCGTTGTAGTTCctctagcagtagcagcagcagcagcactctGCTTCATTTTCTACTCGCCTTGGTTCAGAAGGTACAGGAAAG GCGAAACGACGATGGCAAAAGCAGGATCTCAAGAACTGCAGGGAGAACTTGTTTTGGATGGAAAGAATTCAGAGTTCCGGGTGTTTGATTTTGAACAAGTACTGGAGGCCACAAATGACTTCTCAGATGAAAACAAGCTTGGAGAAGGAGGCTTTGGCGCTGTCTACAAG GGCCAGTTTGCTGACGGATTGGAGGTAGCAGTCAAGAGACTCGCTTCACATTCAGGGCAAGGTTTCACAGAGTTCAAAAACGAAGTCCAGCTCATAGCCAAACTCCAGCATAGCAATTTGGTTAGGCTCTTGGGATGTTGCTCGCAAGAAGAGGAAAAAATACTGGTCTATGAATACCTGCCGAACAAAAGCTTGGATTCCTTCATCTTTG ATGAAAATAAAAGGGCATTACTGGATTGGTCCAGACTTCTATCAATAATTGAGGGAATAGCACATGGGCTTAACTACCTACATAAGCACTCCAGGCTGCGCGTCATACATCGGGATCTTAAACCAAGCAACATTCTCCTGGACAGAGAAATGAACCCAAAAATCTCGGACTTCGGGCTAGCGAAAATATTCAGCTCAAATAACATTGGAGGAAACACTACAAGAAGAGTGGTTGGAACATA TGGCTACATGGCACCTGAGTACGCTTCGGAGGGCATCTTCTCTGTCAAGTCCGACGTGTTCAGCTTCGGCGTCCTCGTTCTCGAGATCATTACCGGAAAGCGGAATTCCGGCAGCCATCAGTGCGGCGATTTCATCAATCTCATTGGATAT CCTGCTTCTCGGATCTACGGACACGGCGCGGCGCCTGGCGGACGGAACGGCGGCGCGGCAGGACTCTTCTTCACCGGCGCGGCGGCCTGCGTCTTCAACAGCCTGGCAGCAGCCACGCCGGGAGGAGCTCCAATTCGACGAATCCGCCCAAGCCCCGCCGGGAGCAGCTCCAATTCGACGAATCCACCGCCGGGAGTGAGGGAGGAAGCCGCCCGGAAGGACCTGCAGCTGCCCCTTGCCGCCGGCCACAGGCTGCTTCGTGGGGGCGCCCCGCCGGGAGGGAAGAAGTCAGCCGAATCCGCGAGCAGTTGGTCCGCGCTCTTCTTCGCGTGCCAGGGCGACGCGCTGGGGATGGAGGGCCTGCTGCGCAGCGGCGTCGACGTCAACAGCATCAACCTCAACGGCGACACCGCCCTCCACATCGCCGCGTGCTAG